ATGAGTTGAGTGTTGAAcaacaattgtattataaggAGATAACGGAGGCTTGTGTTGGTAGTGATGAAGGACGGAGAGCAGTAAGTTcaatatttaacttaacaatttgtatgaaataatttgCATTTCCCTGAGTATATTTGTCACTATGTGTAGGAACACATATCATTGGAATAGATTACCTCATAATAATGTATAGTGtatgaaaaattgttttgagttCTAAGTAACTGTCATAACTATATGAATGGTCAAAGAATAGTATCACATGCTTAGGAAGAGTTGATGATATGGACGATTAGAAGAATTTTGTGCATTTCCACAGCCATTACTGTGTGAAGCTCATTATTTTCAGGAAAATAAAGCAAGAGTTGGACcatttgtctttttttaagCATTTAGTTTATAGATAATTAGTGATACAACTGCCTATGGACATTCACATGCCAGAAGACTCGCTGTTTAATGCACCTTAGTAAGGTGACAAATTGGATTGTTTATACATTACTTAGTGCTCGGCTTATTCTACGGATAAGATGTGGAGAGTACCGCTGTTGCAATATGTGTACTACATTTTTGctatgctttatttaaatcataaaaatatattttataatttagtggTTTGAGACCTTGTAAAAGGtggatacattttttatttccccTAAGCTCTAATTTGGGGTTCTATGCTGCACTAAACAGCTAGTGTTCTGTTCCAATAAAAACGTAATTAAATATGTGAGCATTCGATTCAAGTATTGCAGAGACCTCGAATGACTATCCTTCCGCACAGACAAGGGTGATCAGAAACGTCACTTAAGATCGCctatgtcaaaaatgttttgattttgACAGACACGTTCGCGCTAATTCTAAACGATATTTTCAGGAAGCCCTTCAATCATTAGCGTGTGACCCAGGCCTTCACGAAATGCTACCACGGATGTGTACATTTATATCTGAGGGTGTGAAAGTTAATGTTGTTCAAAATAATCTCGCGTTGCTCATTTATTTGATGAGAATGGTAAAGGCGTTGCTCGACAATCAGTCTTTGTATCTGGAGAAATATGTAAGTGTCTTTAACTAACTTTTCTGATTCcgttaaaaaacaaaatgtgtgcgtgcactagtgtacacacgtaagaagtgaaacttctttattaccatatttttcgaaaaattatctactatatttaactatacagaaattggttaaataaagtttaacaaaagcctAAATTCAGTTTACcgtattactactaagattattacagaatttcattaattgttatagaattattactatcattgttatcggcCTCAAATCTCTTCGAATAAACCGTGGTGCccaaagatggcacgtaacagaataatgtgacgcgtaacctaAAACTGTGACGGTAATTCTTTTTCCAACGCCTGAACGAAAAACTGATGTTAACATGTAAATAGGACAAAATATGACTGAAACCCAAAGGCTATGTTACGTCACACGGGCAGAACAGTGTCGGTTTCATTTACCTACGTTatgtgaattaaattattactctcattgttatcgttattatatatttttgtagggacaagaaaaaaatggcgtaaccgaaaaatgtgacggtaaacttttttccaacgccaatAAAGCAGTTTCACTTcaattctaatttaaaattaaatattaaataactcttCTATTAACAACTATTAACTATTTAACCAATTATcgtctaaaattcgtaatattagcttgtttaaataattcaaaaggcCATTAAAGATACATGTCAGAGTGAACCCAGTAGAACtcgtatatattaagtttctcatgtaaatgaaatacattttttgtactgagaaattaattattttcaacatATTTTCATCACTCGCCAATGGTGTACCATGCAGTATTGTGGTGGCGCATGCTGGTTGTGAACCTTCTCTCATTCCCATTTTTTGGCCTTAACCTACATTGTCACTGGGAACATAATTTACATCATGCATTTCCCTTAATTGGGGGTACTGCATAGAAGTCGTAatgaactataaaatattgaagctAGAGCTTTCAAGGTGGACCcccaaaaatatgtttgaataaaactctttgtttgcAAATAACTGGCATTAATGGTTTAAAACATGATCTTCAATTATCTAAAATTATGAGTTGTGGTGTTGTGACGCttacaaaaactaatttgGCTTATCTAAGGGACTATAATACAAGTAAAGTCGATATTTTTAGACTTCGTAGACAAgaatattgtattacaatGTATGAGGCTCCATACGCATGTAATTCAGTCGAAGTAAATAGGATATTCAAGTCTCAAAACAATTGTATTAGAGCAATTTGTGGAGCAAACTGTCTTGATAGTTGCGTACCTTTATTTAAGAAGCTCAAAACTTTATCTCTTTccggtatttatattttagaaatgcgCAATTCGTGCacagaaacatacatatttttaagtccaATGTAGAAGTCGAAGTAAGAAGTAGATatggggagaaattggctgtgccaaaaatcaaTGTAGAACTGTTTTAGGCActtttgtatggcaattaaggtttacaataatttaccaaaagaattaaaagatccgagtctttaaaaatcgacttggtGTATCACTTAtggaagaaatatattactcaataaatgattatttccGTGAAAACACTGCATATGTacatatgtacgatacaaataatataggaGTTGACAAAttcatatgaataataatgtaaaacgtAAAAcctcctttaaagacaaatttgtgcgccattgtgtgtggcagaatatgcgaacgtactattgtaccacctttttgtaccatattcttgcaataattTACTATCATTATGTGTTTTTTGATGCCATGTATGCGACGATGCTTAACATTTGGTTTGCGCTTCTAATCatcaactaaaatatatatgtactaaaTTTGGGTTAAATAACTCGTGATTCGACAAATTATTCCTCAAAtagtaagttaaaaaaattaaacttgttCAAAATGACCACTATTTGTGCAAGCtgtatttttgatattattattattttattcctaCCTATTGGCACGCCCATGTGACTTTAATACAAAGAGTCCACAAGTGAGTCATGTGCTGCAATATCGCGTGCTACTGCTAGGAAGTTGCAAGGATCTGGTCTGGCCTTCTTGCGTTCACTCACTCACATGTCATTCTCACACATGTATATCCTTCCTATAACAATTTTCATATTGTATTCGTAACgattgttagcggtagttgatttagttcttagggtaggaaattaaacacttcaatgatgacttaattcactatagtaaattatattcactgattttacgtgaactgtataacttcaaacttgtacaaaggaaaagcccgtgcgcatgtgtcacaacctcttttataatcacaactccctccttcgactcgaccatctcacttcgggaagatggtccagtcaattcgtaaacaaccgaacgagtcaaatgaacaactattgcacatgcgcacttgtagcaagattcttaagaatatgtttcataaaaatgtttagaatttaattaaattaatattagaagctaacacgATATTTGagatcaatattttttatttattgtggcttcagcatgcgactctcatccctgaggttcaatccccaattttttttatgtgcgtatttaccattagctcgaacggtgaaggaaaacatcgtgaggaaaccggcttgtcttagtcCGTAAAAGTCGAAGGCgtgagtcaggcacagaaggctgatcacctacttgcctattcgattgacaaatgatcacgaaacagatacaggatctgaagcccagacctaagaaggttgtagcgccattgatttatttttgttacaacCTTTAAGGTtagccttagatttctgtcgGTCAATGCCGGTGTTCGGATCTTCAGAGAAAAGAAGCGatataaggaaaataataaagctttaatgaccacgcacactgtaatcacgcgaaacgtcggaaaatttaaaattatgtaaatacgtAAGtttactagctgcccccgcgaacttcgtttctccttaatgtggtttttgttagccttaataccgtgacaagAAAGagtaatttcactgtattatcgtcactataatttgaatttgatttacacttcggtctaagtaacacgtggttggctatgctaacaccaaacattaaaaagtataaataaatgaatttcacggtatttcgtttactacaaaataaatttctactttagcctcaataaggcgtggtaatcatgatattgaattgtagcttatatgacacgtttgtcggtttaccatagcagtgccatctattgattacttactcagtccagtcgaaaagtatcgacatctgttagaatcttttggagttaacagataattatgactgtcaattaattatagacaaataatttgcaataaaatgcaattgcgactataattaaatatctaagctatcctatctcttaagttggaccagactgctcacggtgtgccaatttaatttaaaatcggttaagcagttaggagtccatcgcagACAAACAAGACAAACGTGACAGGagattatatacattaagataagaatacatagcttcaatccgtttaaaaagtgttttcttaaggctttaatgaattttaaatattacagcTTCATGAGCTTATACCGTCAGTGTCGACGTGTATAGTATCCAGACAGTTATGTTTGAGACCTGAGGTGGATAACCACTGGGCTCTCAGGGATTTCGCCGCGCGCCTCATGGCACAAATTTGCAAAACATTCAACACTTCGACGAATAACTTACAAACAAGGGTTACAaggtatgttataaaattgtgtaatttgttttagcGTCCAGTTTCTTGGCTAAGGTTACGGTTGGCGTATTGGATGAAATTCTCTCATCTCAGTGTTCTGTTAAACTCTTGTGAGATTTGGAAGAGGGAAAAATATCTCGTTTACATTGTCATTGGTTGCGTGTACGTTATTTCTGTGGGGTACGAAAGTGCGCCCGTCAAGTCTGGCGGTACAGGCGTACGCGATGTTTGAGTTTAGAGagatcataatatatatatgattaaaaaatatgtaacaatAAGGCGGGTACATTTtgcataaaaaagttttttttgctatttcatataggtacagataccggcaaacttcttgagcattaaacaagggagtgggggaaagtttgcgcattgtacacagcgcgggacgcAAACGTCAAccgatttaccaatcacgcgatcgacacgtccccccccccctcccagtaatacctaaaaaatcgcttctgcgcaaaATGCAAGAACATTTTTCTAGATGTTTCCCAGTATCTATATTTGTTATGAATCAGAAATAacatcttaatttattttattaaaattcttctagAATTCCCCAGTGTAGTAAAAGTCAATATAGCTTTATCTGACACAGTGTGACTTAGTCACTGAacaattagtaatattattagtagcATTTGAATTTTCTAATCTCCATATATTTGTCTTAACTGTGgctacaataatatatttaattgatgaATCCTGTAAGATAAGGCAGGTGAATTGATTTATAATGATGATTTATAACCAATTGTAATTAGTGATTGAGTGATTTCTCGACGCAGTTCATGCCATTTTCGACCCCCTATAACTTcgatgttatattataaattttattcaagtttaataattataacgcgtgtaatttcttaattttgcCACTCACTGACTGACCGTTCATCAATCTTCACTTCTAGCAGAGCTAGAAATTTTTAACTTCGGATACAATTAGTGTTTAGTGTATATGATGTtgttaaattaactaattacgtaatacctaaataataaaacctaaaaactTGGtagccctcgttaaacgtaaattaataaagctttttataaatttgacgaagaTTTAAGTGCTCCTAATCCTTAATATGGGATTGATTTggtccagttcaaacaatttgtatgagtttcttgccagttcttcttgcccgatCTACGGCCTTGACTTGCGagctggtagtaaatgtacatttagAATCAGCTTAACATCtgttctgttgacgttcataagtgtaactTATctgtatgaataaagttattttgagtttgagatTGGTATTAGATCTCACAACGTTTTACGGTGAAACTTCGTTGCGAGACTTGGTTCTCTTGCAAGTCATGATTTTGATAGCTGATTGCCGGAGTTCATATGTGTATtttacttcaagaaaagattgtaccaatacttaaaaggcacttacgagccttctggcaatgtgtttatgggcggcggtatcacttaacatcaggtgagtttcctgcccgtttgccttgtATTGCATAAAAGggaagaaaatgtatatttataaaaaaataaaaatagctttatttCGGACAAGTATGTTTCttacaattaataacaaacGATTAGTTTTCCGGTCCCAAAAACCTCCTCTAGACTCTTACATTCTGCCCAAACCTGTAACGAGTTTTATATCGGAATTTCTAGATTTTGACATTTGGTTAATTTTACAGATTATTCTCAAGGGCATTACAGTGCCCGTCACAAACGAACAGCGAGTCTGGGCCATCTATGGTGACGACTATGAAGGAGTCGGAGAAAACGCCGCTTGCTTCACTCTACGGCGCCGTTCAGGGGCTGGCTGAACTGGGCCCGGAAGTTGTAAAGGTACCTAACAGTCGAGACCTGACTTGCAAAAATATAGGGACATATGGAAGGAAGTTCTCGCTTCTAAATCTTACGTcatatactatatacttttGTAGGGATAACTTCTTTATTATCGTTGTGATTTGAAAGTCTCTGATAAGCGACAGTAAAAAgggacaaaataaatttataagatttgcATGTGGGTGACAATGAGATGAAAAGCATTATACAGTGTCAAAGATTATAAAGGGTGTCTCAGCGccgattttaaactttaaacacaaatttctcGGTCACCCGCGGTAAGCGGGAGGGGAGCGGTCGCGTTCGGTAGGTGACGAGTGCGCTCGCTCGGACGCACGCGCGTACGCATTAGAGTCGTACTTTTGCAATGAGTTTTCGTTAACTTAAGCAAAACTTACGCTAGATAAATTTTGTAGTTGGAAAGCACACATTGAAAAGTTACAGAACAAAATATACAGTTTCGTTTTTGTGTTAAAACTACTAAGAGAATTTACGGTATTGGCTGCTGATCatgcatatttttatctattattagaTATGGAATTATAGTTTGGAGAGATTCAGTCGAAGTATACCAATACCCTATGGTAGTTAAGGCTCAAAAGAATTGTATTAGAGCAATTTGTGGAGCAAACTGTCTTGGTTGTTGCGTACCTTTATTTAAGAAGCTCAAAACTATATCTGTTTccggtatttatattttagaaatgcgCAATTCGTGCacagaaacatacatatttttaagtccaATGTAAAAGTCGAAGTAAGAAGTAGATatggggagaaattggctgtgccaaaaatcaaTCTAGAACTGTTTTAGGAActtttgtatggcaattaaggtttacaataatttaccaaaagaattaaaagatccgagtctttaaaaatcgacttggtgtattacatatgaaaaaaatgtattactcaataaatgattatatgcgtgagacactgtagtaaatatataaatttaataacatttgatatgatatgtacgatacaaataatatgagaattgaccaattcatatgaataataatgtaaaactcatttaaagacaaatttgcgcgccattgtgtgtgtctgaatatgcgaacttactttttgtaccatattcttgcaataaattattattattattataatcgcATTGACGCCATCGACATCCGCCGTAACGCCACTTGCATTCAGTGAACTAAGTCTTATATAGAAAAGTTCTAAGCGACAGGATGCTTATTgaagcattatttttattaaatttttacaggTTTTCATATTACCCCGAGTTCGTTGGTTGGGCGAGCGTGTGGAAGGAGCTTTGAGTGGTATAGGCGGCGCTGACCGCCTCGCTGCGGGCAATCTTAAACATCAACTGCTCAAAGTCCTGGCACCAGTTGTAAGGCAGCTACGCCAGCCACCAGACCTGCCCGACGATTACaagtatgtttattatatgatatacaCGAAAactcttaaattaaaagtcaCATTTTATATCTATAGTTAAATCTGtataacgacactgaaggTACTTTGTATTTGATGGCGTTATAGAGTTGACGTTAAATCGAGAGAAGAAaaactcctacttattagtcatggtcaacaacagtcttcacgtgcaagcaatcccaatttgtaaacgaATTTCTAAACTAATTACAACGATTCAGTTAAGCTTATGTGTGTTACTAGTCTGTTGTACCTATAGAGGGTTATTGTAATATAGAACTGGAACTGTGGAGGCTTGAATATAATGTCTGTGCTATGgtacgcaatttttggagattcttgacccccccccccctcccaatgaaacgcgccgtaacgtttctgtttcaaatagtaaaacgtttcgtgaccaactccagtgactctttaaacctaaaacttaccattatgtggtgtagagtactggaaagtcgaaaataaaattaacaataatgcgtaattcaatccccgccccgcatcgtaacgttttacaaacggacgcccccccccccccccccaaatgcGTTACGTAATACTGGAACGCTCCCTAGCGCCGGATCTGTCCAAAAAAcctattattttctattgttcggttaggttagattaggttttttttttaaataactattaccgACACTTGGAAAGTGGCTAACCTCAACTTGGGCGACTTATTTCTCAAATTCTTATTAACTTGAGTAACAAgctttgggggggggggggggtgtcaTTCTTTAAAcggttgttgttttttttaactttgggTCAGTCACCgtaaccacgcacgctgaacgtcggaaaaaatttaaaattatgtaaataattgtaagtttttaataatagtacacagcttcaatccgttcaaaaagtgtttttcttaacgttgggtaatttgaaatttatgtcTGGTCCTGGTGTTGAGTTTTAAACTATCGAGAGTCGATTGCGGACATGTAACTGGCCAAGTctgaaggttttttttttaatgagtctttaaatacaaatttcagACGCGAATATGGCTACCTAGGGCCCAGTCTCCAGCAAATGGTTAGTAAGCTGCGTTTGTCGCCATCTACGACCGGCGGCGGCGGCGCCGTGGCAGTGGTCACTTGTACGCCGCCGTTGGTGCCTTCGACATCGTTGCCGTCGCCATCACCTCAACATCAGATGCTCACCAAATCTGTTGGTAAGATGTGTAAATCTTTTATTCTTCTTTGTCTCTATACATCTGGTGTTTGTTTCGACCCAAATAGCGAGAAAAAAGTAcgttattttgaaaaaaaatacgtgtATGTATTTACGTATACGTGTCtgaacttataatatattttttggcgTAAGAGGATAAAGATCTTTTCACAAaatttattctacgtttgtagaaaaaactaaaatgttaacTATAGGTttagggtgtcggttttttgtgacggtgtgcgcgcgcgcgtcgtaataatttactttatcatttttttcctAACACGCGAAACTGTATAACTACAAAAAACTACAATGTTGACTATAggtaacttcagggtgtcggttttttttgtgacggtgtgcgcgcgcgtCGTAACAATTTACTTTCATCaattttccctaacgcgcgaAACtgtataactataaaaaaactacaatgttgactatatgtaacttaatggtgtcggttttttgtgacggtgtgcgcgcgcattgTAACAATTTACTTTCATCAATTTTCCCTAACGCACCAAAAGCAATgatataacttcaaaaaatattatgaacttAGGCCCTTTTAGAAAGTCAATCAAACAAAATGTAGCCAatactgtacattttgctcactcaggatttcttagttttataagcgtgacggtTTCCTAAATCGTTGGAGTTAAGGCCCGAGAGTATAGACAGACATACATtcgttacatatatttaattattttgcttatattctattgttgtcCGTTAATATAGAGTCGAAaaaaatcctctattatttaacacCGTTATGACCCAGGGACCGTACATATTGATTTTCACATGTACTGTGCTTAATTAAacgtattattactataaattaaagaaacaggCAGTGTAACTGTACTTCGGActttgtacgagccaaggctatACAAACAGCTATTGTTACATTACATATCAAAGttacaaatcatttattcatataggcaacgcaatgtacacttatgaacgtcattTACTGCCACTTTTCAAATCAAGtccgtagaacggaagagaagaactcgcaataaactctccgccactctttttaatcgccaagtttttgttttcacaacgtttgtaaggagctgcaactattacaccatgttccacatgacatcttaagtaattaataataaaataaattaaaaacaaagatttgtcttcTATCAGCcgtaggcatggtgaaatagcagcacgcacttacattctcgtgggaacaacacgcaaatacataatcgaaataactaacatcaccgcatacacgaattcaagtccgaccatTCACcgcaagtagcacccgttcacaaGTATGACGTATGGCCCCCTCACCATCTTTAGGGAGAGAGAAAACTCAACGCATGGACGCCTCCACAAGATATGAAATTTAAGCGAGAGTGGCAATGAAATGTGAACTTagctacataagaaaataatactaataaaaattatattgaaataattatactaaactgttattttaaagattcgGGAACTCGAAGTATAATTAATGCACCACAATCGCCGGCTCCGTCCACACCACCGCCCCAGAAGTTTGTCATCGTCTCCCAGCAGAAACCTCAGGTATtatcttttgtatataaatttgtagAATTGTTTATGCGTTGAAAAGACAGAAAAACTAAATACTAAAGTTAATGAGGAATTTCTTTCGTGATAATTTGGACAAAATAGAAATATGGAGAATCGCgaatatatcttttatataacTAGAAATTTCTAGAACTTTATAGAAATCGTGGTAGTACTTGGCATAGACCCGATTCTcaggggccgttcaagtattacggaAGCAGGTTTATATacctcttgtcagcaaaagtaagcaaagctctctaaaataatagtacataaacatataatttttttggaagaatcctcgaaaatgcatttcgttttcaaggtatagacaatgtgtgggtaatatttgtaaaaaagtaaataattactgataatgtaatcaccaaataataaaatcaaagaccCCCCCCCCTCCCCGCTACAGTACTTACGTattacttgaacggcccctgTGAGAGTTAGGTACACAGAGTCAGGAATAACTATCGAAATATCTATGAAATTCATCTTACACAATGTGTGTACGTAAACCAAAGGCAATTTCTTCTACATTACGAGTgttccatatttaaaaaagtcacGTTTTAGGATAAAAAAGGTTTCACTTCAATGAGGACTACTCgcgttaaccaaagacaatttcttatattttacgaGTGTTCCATATTTAAATAGTCACGTTTTAGGATAAAAAAGGTTTCACTTCAATGTGGACTACTCgcgttaaccaaagacaatttcttatattttacgagtgttccatatttaaatagtcacgttttaagataaaaaaggTTTCACTTCAATGTGGACTACTCgcgttaaccaaagacaatttcttatattttacgaGTGTTCCATATTTAAATAGTCACGTTTTAGGATAAAAAAGGTTTCACTTCAATGTGGACTACTCGCGTTAACCAAAGACCATTTCCTATATTTTACGAGTGTTCCATATTTAAACGTGCATGTTTTTCGGTTATCCACTAAAAAGGtttcatttatatgtatagtacTCGCGTAATCAAAGACAACAAAGCTGAACTCTTTTACATTATGAGTGTATTCCTTTCGTACAGACGCAGCAAGCGAGCGGTGCCTCTCACATTGTAGTCCACAGCTCTCAACCAACTATAGTTCGAAGCCAAAATGTtcaggtatttttttgttttatctagATATATCGGTATCGATTTTTTCGGTATATCACcgaattcaattataataccgaatatttaaataaattttgaaaaaatacatGGGACCGCTATTGAATTCCCAGATCACAGCTTTAGGTTGGAAggcaaaaaaagtaaataaattggaatactggaaaaaatattgcatactCCTTCAACTCCGTCCTAAACGTTGCAATAAACTTATATTCCCATGTTCAAGTGTTATAGATGGTAGTCTATTGAGATTGGCCAATTA
This region of Pieris brassicae chromosome 13, ilPieBrab1.1, whole genome shotgun sequence genomic DNA includes:
- the LOC123717625 gene encoding transcription initiation factor TFIID subunit 6-like isoform X2, translated to MGEPETGYGSALTLDSMKVIAESIGVANLGEDAAKELADDVTFRLKVIVQDAMKFMNHSKRQKLSITDIDHSLKIKNVEPQYGFIQPDFLPFRYASGGGRELHFIEEKEIDLSEILSAPPPKIPLDVSLRAHWLSVDGVQPTVPENPPPLSKEAQKLESVDPITKLSKPANKDSAGKPACGKAARLKASESVHVKQLATHELSVEQQLYYKEITEACVGSDEGRRAEALQSLACDPGLHEMLPRMCTFISEGVKVNVVQNNLALLIYLMRMVKALLDNQSLYLEKYLHELIPSVSTCIVSRQLCLRPEVDNHWALRDFAARLMAQICKTFNTSTNNLQTRVTRLFSRALQCPSQTNSESGPSMVTTMKESEKTPLASLYGAVQGLAELGPEVVKVFILPRVRWLGERVEGALSGIGGADRLAAGNLKHQLLKVLAPVVRQLRQPPDLPDDYKREYGYLGPSLQQMVSKLRLSPSTTGGGGAVAVVTCTPPLVPSTSLPSPSPQHQMLTKSVDSGTRSIINAPQSPAPSTPPPQKFVIVSQQKPQTQQASGASHIVVHSSQPTIVRSQNVQAPVSVVAKPVFARAPGAPQPPPELDDLSHLA
- the LOC123717625 gene encoding transcription initiation factor TFIID subunit 6-like isoform X1; its protein translation is MGEPETGYGSALTLDSMKVIAESIGVANLGEDAAKELADDVTFRLKVIVQDAMKFMNHSKRQKLSITDIDHSLKIKNVEPQYGFIQPDFLPFRYASGGGRELHFIEEKEIDLSEILSAPPPKIPLDVSLRAHWLSVDGVQPTVPENPPPLSKEAQKLESVDPITKLSKPANKDSAGKPACGKAARLKASESVHVKQLATHELSVEQQLYYKEITEACVGSDEGRRAEALQSLACDPGLHEMLPRMCTFISEGVKVNVVQNNLALLIYLMRMVKALLDNQSLYLEKYLHELIPSVSTCIVSRQLCLRPEVDNHWALRDFAARLMAQICKTFNTSTNNLQTRVTRLFSRALQCPSQTNSESGPSMVTTMKESEKTPLASLYGAVQGLAELGPEVVKVFILPRVRWLGERVEGALSGIGGADRLAAGNLKHQLLKVLAPVVRQLRQPPDLPDDYKREYGYLGPSLQQMVSKLRLSPSTTGGGGAVAVVTCTPPLVPSTSLPSPSPQHQMLTKSVDSGTRSIINAPQSPAPSTPPPQKFVIVSQQKPQTQQASGASHIVVHSSQPTIVRSQNVQSMVVTSGPASQQPQKVVVVGMQPQQTQGGVSQAPVSVVAKPVFARAPGAPQPPPELDDLSHLA